In Cryptomeria japonica chromosome 1, Sugi_1.0, whole genome shotgun sequence, the sequence ataatcataaaataaaataaaatatctctaAGCTTAAGATACCTATATACTCATATAATAATAAAAACAAGAGCTTTGTTAGAGCTAGAGTCCCTGCCAATTGCTAAAAATAGCAAGAAATAGGAATTGGTGATGTGAACATTGATTGAAGCTTCTAACCAAACCCAAGGACATGGATCTATATATGTGACTATGATTGAAGCAACTGGAAGAAAAGTTGGGTCTACTGTTGGTTATGGAACTGGATCACCAGGATTATCAACATATACAGGAGTTACTAGTGATGTTGGTGGTTTGTCACTTGCTTCTATTGGTGGGTCTTAAGCTACTACCTTTGTTGTTGTCTATGCTTCTATATGcgatgttgttcaaattttttcttcaataaCCAATAAATTTGGCATTAATATTCAGCATCTAAAGtgttatgaaaggatgaaggaaagcatataaaatatatgtaagctaATGATTGTTCTTCCTTATCATGAGAGTCCTTTTTGCTTAATGAAATTGTGACTATTAGTTGTGATGTATACATGTAATAtataagattattttccaatttataTTATCTTCTTTGTGGTGGGTTATGACATAATATATTATTTTAGTTcagtttatgttttaaagttttcaGACATAAGGTACTATCACCAAAATTATAGTTGTAATATGTCATTTTTCAAATCTGGGTTTTCTACTAAGGACTTAAAGCTACAGTCAACTATATTTCAATTCAAAGTAgtgcttttttgaaaaaaattcgtCACATAACATGATACAGGGTCTCAAAAGACTTAAAATATAATTATAGTTATAATTTCTTAGTTTGATTGAATTAAAATTATAATACAATCTGCCACAAATATGATGGATTTCATATCAGAGATCCATGTGTTCATATTTTTGCTTCAATAACCAACAAATCTAGCATAAATATTCATCGTCTAAAATGCTATGAAAGGAAGAAGGCAAGAATATAAAAGGCGTGTAAACTAATGATTGTCCTTCCTTATCATGAGAGTCCTTTTTGCTTAATGTAATTGTGACTATTAATTGTGATGTATATCTGTAATATATAAGATGATTTTCTGATTTATATTATCTTCTTTGTGGTAGGGTCatgacaaaatattttattttagttcaGTTTATATTTTAAAGTTTTTAGGCATGAGGTACTATCAACAAAATTATAGTAGTAATATGTCATTTTTCAAATCTAGGTTTTCTACTCAGGACTTAAAGCTATAGTCAACTATATTTCAATTCAGAGCAGTGTTTTCTCAAACACTTTCATCACATAACCTAATACAGGGTCTCTAAAAGACTTAAAATATAATTATAGTTCTAATTGCATACTCTGATTAAATTCACATAACCTAATACAGGGTCTCTAAAAGACTTAAAATATAATTATAGTTCTAATTGCATACTctgattaaattaaaattataatacaGTTTGACACAAATAAGATGGATTTCATATCAGAGATCCATGTGTTCAAATTTTTTGTTCAATAACCAACAGATTTGGCATTAATATTCATCATCTAAAATCTTATGAAAGGATGAAAGAAAGCAtataaaagatatgtacaagctactATATAATGTAGTCGGTAATACTAAAATTGGGCTCTCAACCTTTGCCTATGTGCTCCTGGTTTGTGCCAAAATAGAAATTTTAAAATGTAAAAAAACATTCCTCAAAACCTCAATGAAAAatagtttttatctttttatcaaacATTAAGAAATAATTCTCAACGTCATGCCCTTGATTTGCTAGCACAATCCATTGAAGTTCTTGACATCGGGTGGAAATTTCCTTAAATATTTATGAAATTATAATAGGTGTAAAATACATTGCAAATTCTATGTTGCACAATACAAATTTCCTATCCTTTTCATTCCCAACAATATTCTAAATTTCATTATGCGAGAATTTTCCGCATGATCAATTTGGATTTTCAACAATGCTTGAATGAATTAGTTAGACTGTCCTAAACATTCTTTGAGGGCCATATTCAGAGTTGGTCGAAGGAATTCTACACTATTTTGGTGGGAGGTTCATCATTTGTGAAGCAATTTGTTAACATTTGTGAAGCAATTTGTTAAAGTTTGTAGTACCAAATAGCTTACATGTTTGTCTATCCTATGATAGGTGAACAAGTATATTTAATATCAAATAAAATAGTGCAGCAACGACAATTTGCAGGTCAGTGGTCTCACTTTTAAGACATTTGACAAATTGGTTGTACAGGAGGTCTCTATTCTGCTACTGGTTTATGCTTGTATGTTTTCCTGGTCTGAATTTCATGTTCAAATTTCTATAAAGGAAAGATAATTTGAATGTTATTGTGCCTAAATTCATTGAAAGATGTTATATAGAATTGATTTGGAAAATATACTACATTAGGTAATTTGAACCTTATTGTGACTAATTTCATTGGAAagtattaatttaaattatttaatttaaccaTGTAAAATATATTCAATTTCTTTAATATGATTTTAATATGACTCCATTAAGAGGGTGTGATAtgctattttttattaaaaagtatATTGAAAGCAAGGGAGCACAAGCTTGTTCTCTTATAGAGCATATAAGGTTATGGCTATAGAATTGTACAAAAAACTTCCAAGAAAGTTTTCGAAAAATAGGTGAAGTCGAGCAAAgcatcaaaacaaaacaaatttgaaCTTGCTCATCATATATTTTTTATCCCGTATCTCTGGTTATATTTTGTGGACTACATGGGTAGAGGAAGATTAGAATTTTTTTTAGTAAATTAATTAGAAATTGTCTTGGTAGTAGAGTTATGCACGAAAATTGGCGATTCTTATAGAGGTTAATTTCCTTGTTCTAAATCTGATGTGAGTTGATAATTAAAGTTTGTAGTACTAGGTAGCTTACATGTTTGTTTGTCCTATGATAGGTGAATAAGTATATTTAATGTCAAACAAAATAGTGTAGCAACAATAGTTTATAGGTTAGTGGTCTCACTTTAACACATTTGACAAATTGGTTGTACATGAGGTCTATATTCTGCTATTGGTTTATGCTTGTACGTTTGCCTGATCTGAATTCCATGTTCAAATTTCTATAAAGAAATTAGATAATGTCAAATAAAATAGTGCAGCAACAACACTTTACAGATCAGTGGTCTCACTTTAACACATTTGACAAATTGGTTGTACATGAGGTCTATATTATGTTGTTGGTTTATGCTTGTAGTTAATTTGAGCGTTGTTATATAGAATTGATTTGGAAAATATACTATAGTAATTAATTTGAACGTTGTTGTGACTAAATTCATCGGAAATTATATAGAATTGATTtggaaaatattaattaaaattatgtAAATTAAACATATAAAATATATTCAATTCTTTAATATGATTCTAATGACTTCATTAATAGggcatgatattttgatttttatttaaaaatatattaataaaaatatactCCATTGTACGTGTTGAGTGTAATTATTGTATGCCTTGTGGTTGTGATTAATAGCTCTACTTTGGCAGAGGAGATAAGTCTAACTAGTAGAGATAAACTTTGTCAGCACCAATTTGAATGACTTCGTCGTCAGAAAACAAAAGCTCATTTAAAGATGAGTCTGCTCCAAAATATTGTGCATACAAAGAATAACTACTAAGAAATAGAAAATTTTCAACCCATGTCAAATGTTGCAGGTGAATTTAGGAACAAGAACTGATAGAATTATCACACAGAATTGATCTGTACTTTCTCAATAATTTTAAATTGTTTTACAGAAACCCAGTTTTTCCTAATAGATTTTGAGTTTGGGAATAGGAACTGACAGAATTGTCACACAAGATTTTTCTGCACttttttataattttgaattgtttttACAGAAACCTAGTTTTTCTTGATAGATTTTGAGTTTTTAAACGAGAGAACTCAGTTTTTCCCAATCAATTTGTACTTTCCCTATTTTTGAATTGTTTATTACAAATCTAGTTCTTCCCCAGTGAATTGATTTGGggcttttttttttagaaaatccattttttttttaaaatcaattgaatCTTGTATTCCCCAAGGCAATTTTGAATTGTTTCTGCAGAAACCCAATTTGATTTTGGGTCAATTTAGAAACCACATTCCTAACAGAAGAACCTAATTTTGCTGAATGAAGGCTCTAAAAAGCCCTAATTTTCAAACAACATTGAAGTTGCAGAAAAGTATTGCCTAAAACCCTAAAAGAGAGGAGTGGCGCACTTGACATATGCTCGAGACCCTTCCAAAATGTCGGTGAAAATATTTCGAGTCTTTCATTTGGTTCTCTCAAGCTCTCTCTGCTGCACATATTGTCCAGGTTCCATATTTAGATAATGGTTAGAATCTATGGTTTTTATAGGCGATGGTCAAATCCGTAATAAAGAGCCACGAATTACAAAGCTTACCTGGAATTCTGCCTCTGCGCTTATGAAAATTATTGCAAAGAAAATGTTATGCCTTCTGAAATCCTCCACCCCTGCCAAACGTGAATGTAATGAAATTGTAAAAGCAATGAACGCACAGTGGAGTATTTTTTAATGAATAGAACAAATATTAAAACTGCAACACATATTAATGGAACACAAATATTAAAACTGCACTGGGATTTACGAATGCCAGCTACAGTCATTTAAAAACTTGTACAAATGCCAGTGTTAACACGTCATAAAGCAGTAAATATttttggaaaacataaaataaaataaacctcaGGAAAATATCAAACATCCaatcataaataaaaaaaatgataaattttaaaatggtttaatataaacaaaaataaaactttacaataagtttAAATTTTTCACTTTACACAATTATCAAAATGCTCATTTTTTTGTGAGATGAAAACATTAGTTCCCTGCCTAAGATAGAgactcataataataataataataataatactaattgTGTCATAATGGGCCCAAACAAAATAGGAATTTGTTGTACTGGTTCAGGTTTTACGTGAACAATAGATAAGGAAAGGCCTAATAATGGCGTAGCCCATCCGATTGCTTTTATGACTCAGGATAACTAAGTTCCAAATATGGCGTGCTTTGCAATCGGATGGTCTTCAAGAAAATGTATATTATAATGTTTGGATTACATGTCGGACAAGTCGATGTGCGCCAGTCCCGCTGCTCCCACACAAGTTTGACGGAACCCGGAAAAAAACAATACCAAGTCGACCCCAGCCTCTCCTTACATAAACACATCGTTCCCACGGATTGGGTAGCATGTAACCAACAATTCGGAATCATTTGTGTTTGTTAATTAGTTGGTTTTGATCAGTGAGAATGGTGCTTTTCCCTAATCTTCCCGATGAAATTGCTGAGGACTGCTTAGCGCGGGTAACATACAAATCGCACCATAATCTCAAAAGCGTGTCCAGAAGCTGGAGATCTCTTATTAAGAGCCCCCACTTTTACGACCACAGAAAAGCAGCAGGAGCGGCCGAGCAGCGCATCTTTATGCTCCAATCCTTTCCTCTCCAATCGCAAAAGTCATCTAACCAGCAGAAGACTACACCCGTTTACGGGATCGCGGTGTACGACCCAGTGCACGGCGAGTGGCAGAGAATCCCTTCCATTCCCGAATTGGGCGATTCCGTTCCGCTCTTCAGCCGGTGCGTTTCAGTTAAAGGCAAATTCATATTGATAGGCGGTTGGCATCCATCAAACTGGCAGCCCATCAACAGCGTTTTCATTTACGACGTATTGTCCGACGGATGGACCCGCGGAGCCGACATCCCAACTCTGCGATGCTTCTTCGGCTGCTGCGTTTCCCCGGACGGGATTATATACGTTGCCGGAGGGCACGACCAAGATAAGAACGCTTTGAGGAGTGTGGAGGCTTACAGCGTGGAGAAAGACGAGTGGGAAAGTTTACCCACGATGAGCAAAGGACGGGACGAGTGTGAGGCGGTTTTCACAGAGGGGCAAATGGTGGTCATAAGCGGGTTCGAGACAGAGTCACAGTGGCGGTTTGAGAGGAGTGCCGAAGTGTTTAATCCCCAAACGCGCGCTTCGAAAGTGGTGGAAAATATGTGGAGAGGCGACGAGTGCCCGCGCTCATGTGTAGTTGCTGCCCGCGGTCAGCTCTATTTCTTCTCTGTGCAAGGAGTCATGCGGTACAATGCTACAGAGAACTCGTGGGCTCAAATGGTTAACATGCCAGAGGATGTAAGTGTTTCGCCCTGCGCTACAGCTTGTTGTGATAAGATATTTGTGAGTGGCGGCGATAGCGGGTGCTATATGTTTGAGCCCCAACATGGGAAATGCGATGCAATAGAGAGGCCGCAAGGGTTTCGAGGATTTGTGCAGTGCGCGGCCATAGTGGAGTTTTAGTTACGAGGTAATGTGTAGCCAACTACTGGGTGGGGCTCTGTCCAATAGCTGCCATTGTATGTGGGAATGTGAGATGCCTCTAGATTAAAATGGGTTTAAAATATAATTAGTGTTTATGAAATTTTCAATATATTTTATAGTGCGAGCAATCAATGTTTGATTTTAATGAATAGAACGTGTTTTTGTTAAAATGAGTGATGGAGGTTTactttcaatattttttcttttattatgaTATAATTTGTTCATTTTTAATATGATATTAGCTTGATATAATCAATGTTTAATTTACTAAAAGAATGTGTTTTTGTTAAAGTAATTAGTGGAGGGTTTActttcaatattttatattttattatgatataaTTTGTTCAATTTTAACATGACAATTATCAGCTTAATATAATCAATGTTTAATTTACTAAAAGAATGTGCTTTTGTTAAAGTAAATAGTGGAGGGTTtactttcaatattttattttattttattataatataatttgtcCAAGTTCAACATGACATTTATTAGCTTGAAACTTTCTTGACTTGACCATGTAAACAATTATTTTCATTAATGAATCATACTCTATAACATATATTAATTTAAAACATAAATATACCAAGTTTTATAATAATTGTgacaatatatataaatatataatagttTTGATATTACTTATGATACATACATATGCAAATGTTAATAGTAAAATAAAACTCTGAAACGAAGTTAATAATCTTTTCATAACAATGTGGCATACTAACCATCCTATCAAACAAATATAATGTTGTTAAATTTCAATATTGATGCAACATTTTGTAATGAACATTTAACCAACAAGAAGTCATTTCTACTATAAATACTTGCAACCATCACGAAATTTCTGTAAGGTTCGCCAATCAAGTAGTCAAAATTATATCTTCACAAATTTGGATAAAAGATCTTCAATGAATAATACAACATAATATCTTCCTTTTTTTTCTATCTTCTTGTGGTAAGCCACTTGAACACTCTTTTATTCACTTCCTAGTCTTTGGTACATTACTTGCACTCTTATGATTCTCTCTACAATCTCAAGCTAGTTGTGTTTCACCCTGTTTAGGTTCCATCTCTTTGGTTTAAATATAGGAAACCTCTTTGGAAACTTGTTATATCTTTCTAATGAAACCAATTAGTATTACATCATTCCAAATTATTACAAGCATGATCTCAATGAATATAGATAAGTTCCAAGGTGTATCTATAGTTTACATCTATCTTTACATATCTCAAGGCATAAGTAATACTTAAACTCAATATTTCCATAAAATAGGTACCATTAAGAACCAAAAATGacgtcaatgggcccttggtctattggtgaagttgaatggctccaaatgagcccagaAGGGATCAAGTCTTGCGGAGTGCAAGGctccaacatcataagggatgaggtcgggaTCGTGCCCCGGGTgaatttggcggaatggatacccctcagtccttggctcttaggcAAAGAGGTTCAACCTATTGGCTCGTGCCCCCTTATCAGATggcaaaaaatactttgtgaaggccctcgtTGGGCTGGCAACTCGcgggcttcatgcccttgctgggcTGTCATGCTCAAAGGTCTGGAcctccatcaaaaaaaaaaaaagaaccaaaAATGACACCAAATGATCAAAGTTGTAAACCATAACCTTTAATGATGTTTCTAGGTACCCACTTCTTTTAGCAAGTCATGGGATGTTTCCAATTTGCCCCTAAGTTATGGAAACTGATTTTAAAGCCAATACATCAAGCATTTCAAATAATCCAGAATGTGAAGAAAAAATTAGAATGTGCATAATTTTATCACTGTCTTTAAATCATGTATTCAATCTCGATTACTACAACTTAAACTTAAGATTATGTTCAATCCTAATCCTTGAACAATGATAATAATTCAATTAAATGACTACCATAAATCTAAACCATAACTAGAACTCGAACTCGAAAAATTATAATATACacgattcaaagaaaaaataaacaaatacttttaatttgcATGTAATTGACCAACCTCTAAAATACTTCTCCATTAGAATTCTACTTCCTTTTGTAAATTTCTAGAAGTCGAGCAACGTAATCAATTGTAATGAGTGATCTTATTACATTCCAGACCAAGGTGAACACGAGGATGGAAAGGAATTGTCATTCCAAGGCTATTTTTCTTCTTTGGCTGATCAATTTTAAAAGTAAAACACTCCTTTGACCCGGTTTTCATCAAGAGTAGTGCATTGCAAAGCTCACAAGATGATGTAATGCATATCAATTTAACATGTggatttttacttttttatttatttatcgaCTTTGCAATTTTATATGTGGGAAAGGGTATGCAATTTTGATAATTATAACTATTAATTTGAACATTACGTTTTGTCATTCTACAATGAATCGATCCTGTATGATCGAAGTTCAATTAATCTAAACCAGGAGGCCAGCAATTTCTTGCTTTTGTGACGTCACCCATAGGAAAATGTCTCCATTTCTTATTTATATTTCAATTTGTAACGTGAATTCCTATTTAACGCTTGGAATCATTCTCCCTTGCCCTGCATTCAACTTCTCATGCGCATACAGCCCATTTCGCTATTCTGCCGGTTGATCTCATCGCATTCCAGACCAACTGGAACACGAGCAAGGAAAAACAGTCTATTAGATAGGATGGCATGGCTTCTTTGTCGTGGTGTTGACTTACCTCTCACCCAGCTCCCTGCTGGACCACTTGTTATAATTGAGAACTTTCCTTACAAAACACGATATGCTAATGTCAACACTAAAGACTAATATTAAATGAGATTTAAACATATTTATGAGCCAGGCATGACAGGAAATGCAAATGTCAATGAATCACTTTCATCAACCTCTACAACTTGACGAGATTTTGGATTTAAAAGCCTTCCACGATGGCAACGCTTCGGGAATCGTTgctttaaaaaaaatccaaaaccaaCAAAATATGAAACATTCGCTTGTGGAATCCGCATTCGACAGGATTTATATTAAGCCGGAATAGTCTAGTCTACTTATAGCTTAAGATTGGGAGGTGGAAACATTGGAATTTGGGGTGAGAGATGGAGCTCATTCCTAATCTACCCGACGAAATTGCTGCAGATTGCTTGGTGAGAGTGCCCTACATATCGCACTGCAAGCTTAAAAGTGTGTCCAGAAGCTGGAGATGTCTAGTCAATAATCCCTGGTTTTACCAGCAAAGAAAAGCCACAAGGACCTCTGAAGAGTGCATCTTTATGCTCCAGGCCCTTCCTCACCAGGAAGGCGAACCCTGTGCAAATAAGGCTAAGCCGCATAAAGGTGCACTGGATTATGGAATAACTGCATACGATCCTATTCGAGGCGCGTGCGCCACACTTCCTCCCATCCCCCAATTTCCCACCTCTATTCCGCTCTTCAGTCAGTGCGTTTCGGTGAGAGAAAAATTGATAGTGATTGGCGGGTGGCATCCCTCCACCATGCGGGCTGTCACTTGCGTTTTCTGTTACGACGTGCTGACTGGGCGGTGGGCCCGTGGGGCCGACATGCCTACGCGTCGATCTTTCTTCGCCTGCTGCGTTTCTGATCAAGGAATTGTCTACATTGCGGGAGGCCACGACGAGGAGAAAAATGCCGTCAATACGGTGGAGGCTTACGACTTGGAGAAAGACGCATGGGAGAGTGTACCCCCGATGAGCAAAGCACGGGACGAGTGTGGGGGTTTTTGTATGGACGGGAAATTGGTAGTTATAAGCGGTTATGAAACGCAGTCGCAGGGACGATTTCTGAGCAGTGGAGAAGTGTTCAATCCGCGGACACGCAGTTGGAGTTGGGTGGAAAATATTTGGAAAATCGGGCGTTGTCCTCGGTCTTGTGTACATTCTGTTGGTGGCCTCTATTCCTTTTGTAACCAACGAGTGATGCGATTTAATGAGAAAGAGAATGTTTGGGTGGAAGAAGGGAGTATGCCGCAAGGAATAACAGTTACTTGTTGCGCTACGATGGGAGGGGGCAAAATATTTGTGAGCGGTTGTGACAGCAATAAGGTGATGTGTTGTTATATGTATGATACAGAGAATGGGAAGTGGGTTGAAATGGAGAGACCCAAAGAATTTGGAGGATTAGTCCACTGTACATCTATCCTCGAGCTCTAGTCGATTACAGGCTAGCATATGATGTAATGTGTTAATATGTGACCTTTGAGACTATTTTGCTCAGTGTGTGTTATCAATTTTATGTGCATTTTAATTTTCACGTCTTTGACATCAGTAATGTATGCTTAAACTCTACTAAATTGAATCTTCAATCTGGTAAATATTTCATGGATGCATTGCTTTATGTTATTAATAATTCCTAAAAGTATCTTCAAAGATGTGTTTTTgaagcatgtagattgttgaatgggccttagagTTGCATATGTTTAGAGTTCTATGTGTTATTTGTTCAACGCAATCTTAAGACGGGCGCATTGTCTTAGAAtagatttcttttattttcctttttcccCTTTTCCCTCTTAATGAATGAAGAGTCAACTTTTAAAATCTCAAAGGTTATTTAGTAAAAACACATAAGTCCCCCAGTACtaagtttcccataaggttgtatTCCTAGAAGCAATTTTAGTGATCAATAGTTCTTTTtatggcacgctcggtgggacccaaATTCACTTATATGTAAGGTGGGTGTATGAGCCATAAACCTATTACTAGAAGCCAAACCACATTAAATCCAAGTCTATTGTTACCACCTCTAGTAGCAATCCAATTAGTAGCAACAAGAGGAGCAAAGATCCGAGTTTAGATCCATGTACCGATGGTAATCCCTCCTAGAAATTTCGTCACATGGAATAGTGGGAGTCCCCTTATTCCACTTGCTCCTCCTAACTAGTGGGATGTTATTCCAACCTCCGCATTAAAAGCTTTGCCAAAGTTTATCAAAAAAGATTCTAAAAGCCTTGGAGAACACTTACAGGATGTAGTTGATATATGCACCGTACACAATGTCACATAGTAAAATGTGGAGTTGAGACTACTTGCAACCTCTTTTAAAGGAAAAGCTCAGGATTGACTGTATAGATCTCTCATGCCAAATTCAATAGGCGACTGGAACCAGTTGGGAGATCTTTTCTTGAACACTTCACCGAAAAAGGAGACAAATCTTCTTTGTTGCAGCAGCTAATAATTATTAAGAGGGCCCCTCAAGAAGTTGTAACTGACTTTAACACTAGGTTCCAGAAGACCTGGCAAAGAAAACCTTTAACAACCTGACCTCCTACAGATATGGCTTTTGTTTTCTACCTAAAagctttcaattttgatatttctATTATGAATCAATCCTTAGGTGGCAACACTCTTCCGAATGCCTATGAACTTGTGGTCGGAGCAGAGAATAACCTAATTGACATAGGAAAACTCCCTCCAAGACTACCCATGCTAGTATTTCCTAAATTAACAAGCCAAGTGCTTGAGCAACCATCCCCGAGTACATCTTCTCCACAATCCATGTACGTCTACCCAAATGTCCAACAAACAGTTGGTCCCACTGCTTCTTCCCTAGCTGTTGAAGTGAGTGATAAGAAAAAATTTCTCAGGACCTTTTCAAATGAAGTAATTAACCTTAAGAGACAACAAGCATCACCTGCTAGACCCCCTTTTCAGAATTACCAAGGAGCAAAACCTCCTTATCAGCAAAATCAATATCAAGGAGGTTCTAGATCAACCTAATCCTAGCCAAGCAACCAAATTGTACATGTACCAACC encodes:
- the LOC131036678 gene encoding F-box/kelch-repeat protein At2g44130-like produces the protein MVLFPNLPDEIAEDCLARVTYKSHHNLKSVSRSWRSLIKSPHFYDHRKAAGAAEQRIFMLQSFPLQSQKSSNQQKTTPVYGIAVYDPVHGEWQRIPSIPELGDSVPLFSRCVSVKGKFILIGGWHPSNWQPINSVFIYDVLSDGWTRGADIPTLRCFFGCCVSPDGIIYVAGGHDQDKNALRSVEAYSVEKDEWESLPTMSKGRDECEAVFTEGQMVVISGFETESQWRFERSAEVFNPQTRASKVVENMWRGDECPRSCVVAARGQLYFFSVQGVMRYNATENSWAQMVNMPEDVSVSPCATACCDKIFVSGGDSGCYMFEPQHGKCDAIERPQGFRGFVQCAAIVEF
- the LOC131036630 gene encoding F-box/kelch-repeat protein SKIP20-like, with protein sequence MELIPNLPDEIAADCLVRVPYISHCKLKSVSRSWRCLVNNPWFYQQRKATRTSEECIFMLQALPHQEGEPCANKAKPHKGALDYGITAYDPIRGACATLPPIPQFPTSIPLFSQCVSVREKLIVIGGWHPSTMRAVTCVFCYDVLTGRWARGADMPTRRSFFACCVSDQGIVYIAGGHDEEKNAVNTVEAYDLEKDAWESVPPMSKARDECGGFCMDGKLVVISGYETQSQGRFLSSGEVFNPRTRSWSWVENIWKIGRCPRSCVHSVGGLYSFCNQRVMRFNEKENVWVEEGSMPQGITVTCCATMGGGKIFVSGCDSNKVMCCYMYDTENGKWVEMERPKEFGGLVHCTSILEL